GGAGCCGCGGTCGCTACGTGGAGATATCCACTCCCTTTGTCGTGAACCGTGCGTCTCTGATCGGCACGAGTCAACTCCCGAAATTCGAGGAAGATTTGTACCGTTGCGATGCCGATGACCTGTTTTTGATCCCGACCGCCGAAGTGCCGATCACGAACGTGCATCGCGATGAGCTCTTAAGTGAAGACGAACTTCCGATTTGCTACTGCGGCTATTCTCCGTGCTTTCGTCGAGAAGCCGGCTCATATGGAAAGGAAACCCGCGGTTTCTTGCGCGTCCACCAGTTCGATAAGGTTGAACTGGTCAAATTCGTGACACCGGAAACCTCCTACGAAGAGCTCGAGTCTCTACTGTGCGATGCGACGGCCGTTCTCGAAGCTCTCGATCTGCGCTACCGTGTGGTGGAACTCTGTACGGGCGACTTGTCTTTCGGGGCTGCCAAATGCTACGATCTTGAAGTCTGGGCGCCGGTGGAAGCCCGATGGCTGGAGGTTTCTTCGTGCTCAAACTTCGAGGATTTTCAGGCGCGCCGCGCGAACATCCGGTTCCGCCGCAAGAGCACCGGCAAACCTGAGCACGTCCATACGCTCAACGGATCGGGAGTAGCCACTTCACGGCTGCTCGTCGCGCTGTTCGAGACCTATCAGGATGATGATACGCTGATCGTACCGCCGCCCCTCAAGAAGTACACAGGCTTTGGATTGGTTACCCCCAGTGGCGTCCAGTAGCACCGAGCGGAAACAGACCGTGCACGAGTTGATTCATGCCGCCGCCGTGCTGCATCGCGCCCGTTGCTTGCCCGCCACTGATGGAAATCTCTCGGCCCGTCTCGATCAGCGGCGCGTGGTCATCACCAAGGCCGGAATCGAGAAGCGTGAGCTTGTCGAGAATTCATTCGTGGTCACTTCACTCGATGAACCGATCCCCGAACACGTTTCCAGCGAGTGGCCGATGCACCGAGCGATATATCTCGCTCGCAGCGACGTCGGCTGCATTCTCCACGTGCATGCTCCCTTTCTGTCCAGCTTCGCAATTGCCGGACATATTCCCGATGTGAATCTCCTCACGGAGACGCAATTGCTGATCGGACAGATCACGCTTGTCCCTTTCGCCGTGCCGGGTTCCAACGCTCTGGCCGAGTCGTTGTTGGCTCAGAGTCCGACGGCGAACGTGTATCTCTTGGCCAATCATGGTGTGGTAGCGGTGGGACAGACGGCAGCGATCGCTCTGCATCGCCTCGAAAGGGCGGAATTCCTTGCCGAAATCTCAATTCATGCGGCCGCCATTGGGGGTGGAATTCCACTGAACGCGGCCCAGATTTCGGAACTCGAAACCGCGTACTCCAAGCGGAGTTCGTGCTGACTATGCTGGTTCTGGCAGTCGAATCGAGCTGCGATGAGTGCTCGGTCGCCGTCTTGCGCGATGGCCTGCTGCTGGCCGAATCCACGGAAACCCAAACCATTCACCGGCAGTACGGTGGTGTCGTCCCGGAATTGGCCGGACGCACTCACCTTGAGCTGATGGATAGAATGGCGAGCGAAACAATCGCTCGCGCAAATCAAACTCCGGACTCGCTGGACGTGATTGCCGCCACGGTCGGTCCGGGTTTGGTCGGTTCTTTGCTCGTCGGAGCGATGTACGCGCAGGGTCTCGCACTGGCCGTCGGAAAACCGTTTGTGGGAATCCACCACGTCGAGGCCCATCTCTGGGCGGCCGAGATGACGGCCGGTGAACTTCCGCTCCCGTTTCTCGTGCTGTTGGCAAGCGGCGGTCATACGTTGCTGGTGAGAGTGGCGGGTCTGCGAGAGTATCACGTGCTGGGAACGACCCTTGATGATGCCCTCGGCGAGGCCTATGATAAAATCGGCAAGCTGGCGGGTTTCGACTTCCCGGCCGGAGCCGCCGTGGATCGCGTGGCCGCGAAAGGCGATCCCCATGCCTTTGAGTTAGCGCGGCCAATGGACGACGGATCCTGCAACTTCAGCTTCTCCGGATTGAAAACGGCGTTTCTCTATCGCACACGCGCGCTTCCCCCTGATGTCGTGGCTGCGCGCACTCCCGATTTGCTCGCATCGTTTCAGGAAGCGGCCCTCGAATCCGTCATGCAGAAAGTCCGAAGAGCCGTGAAGAGCACGCAAATCCGCGCGCTCGTTGCCGCCGGAGGCGTAGCCGCCAATTCGCAACTCCGGGCGAAATTGAAAGCGGCTGCCGAAGAAGCGGAAATCGAATACATCGTCCCTCCCCCACGATATTGCATGGACAATGCCGCCATGATCGCCTACTTGGCTTGGAAACTATCGCAGCGTGAAATCCCGGCGTCCATTTCTCATCCCGTGCGCCCGCGCTGGCCGCTGAGTGATTTGGTGGAGGGAGACAAGGCTCCGTGATCGGCATAGTAGCTTCGACCTTGCTGCTCTCCGACGTCAGGCTTGCGCTTTCCACAAGTGCGTGGTGGTATGTGCTCGTGGCCGTGCTGGCGGTTGCCTTCGCGTGGACGGCCTATCGTTACACGCTGCCGCCGGTTTCGCGGTGGCGAAGGAACGTGCTGTGGATTCTCCGCGGTCTGGCGCTCTGCATGCTGCTGTTCCTCCTTTTCGAGCCGGTTCTTCGCTATCTCTTGAAAAAGAGCGAGCGACCGGCGGTGGCGTTGCTCATTGACAATTCCGCTTCCCTGTCGGTGGCCGATGGAGGAAAGAAACGATCCTCTATGGTTCGCGCCTTTCTTCAAGGCAATGCGCTTCGCGATCTCGCGGAAAAGGCGGATCTTCGCCCGTTCGCTTTCGCCGACTCGACGCGAGAGATCAGCCGGGATTCGATGGCCGCTTTATCATTCGGTGCGGTCGGCACCGATCTGGCCGCAGGATGGAGCCGCGCTCTTCAGGAGCTCTCCCCTCAAAACGTTGCCGCGGTGATCGTTGTGTCGGACGGCGCTTACAACATGGGCGCGAATCCGGCCCGTGAAGCGGCCCGCTCGACCGTGCTGATCTACACTCTCGGCGTGGGAGACACCACCGCGACGGCGGATGCTGTAATCTCGGAGATGCTGACCAATGAGATTGCCTATGCGGGCAGCGAGGTGCCGTTGGACGTTCGCGTGCATGGAACCGGCCTTGCGGGAAAGAGCGCGCTGCTTCGACTAATTGGACGGAACGGAGTCGAGCTGGAACGGCGACCAGTGCGGTTCGATGACGACGATTCCGAAATCGGTTTCTCCTTTCATTTTCGAGCGGACGAGCCCGGTGATCTGCGAATTGCCACGGTACTCGATTCCGTGCCCGGTGAATTCCTGCTGGACAACAACCGCCGCTCGGTTGTCATTCGCGTTCTCGAGAAGAGAACGGTTGTCCGCGTGTTCGCCGGCAAACCGAGTGCCGATCTGACGACTCTTCGCCAGATTCTCGAAAGTGACACGACGCTCGAAGTCAAGTGTCTTGTCGAAGACGGTTCCGGCGGTTTCTTCTATGGCGGCTCGCTGCCTTCGGCCGAACAGATTCAGGATGCGCGTCTGATCGTCCTTCTCGATTTCCCGACGCGCACGACGCCCGCGGATCTGCTCGAACGCCTCGCTCGCGTCGTCCGCGAGTCGCGGATTCCGTTGCTGCTGATGACCGGTCCGAGTTTGGCGCCGTCGCGGCTTGCCGCGCTTTCCGAAGTTTTGCCGATCACGGCCTCGCGAAGCGTCTTGTCTGAAGAACTCGTCACCGTTCGTAGTGCAGCCAGTCATCCTGCGTTGTCAAGCTCCGATGGTCTGCCGGCGAACTGGACGGACTTGCCTCCCGTTTTCGGCGGGATCGGTAACTTCACGGTAACCGCAGCAACGCAAGTTTTGGCCAAGCTCTCACGCCAGAATCTCGGGATCGTGGAGGATGAGCCGGGTCTTGTCGTCTGGGAGAGTGGCGGACGACGTGGTGCGGCCTTTCTCTTCTGGGGAACGTCTCGCTGGCGGCTGCAGATGGCAACGTCACCCGGCGGATCCGAGTTCTACAAGGGGCTGTTGCAGCGGCTTCGAGCTTGGCTGGTCGCGCCGGTTGAGGAACAGCCCGTGCGCATCCGTCCGACGAAGCGCCTGTTTTCGGGAAGCGAGAACATTCGGTTTGTCGGTGAGATCTACGGCGGTGGCCTTCAGCCTCGCGACGATGCGCTCGTACAGGTTGCGGTGACCTCCAATTCGCGAACCGAGAACGTCACTCTTCACGGCCGCGGCAACGGACGATACGAAGGCGAAATGACCTCGTGGACGGAAGGGGAGTACCGTTTTCGGGGGTGGGCAACGTCCGGCGACGATACTCTGGGAACGGATCGCGGGATGTTTGCCGTCGAAGCCTTTAATATTGAGCTGGTGGATACCCGCGCGCGCTTCGATGTCCTGCAGCAGGTTTCTCAAGCGTCCGGCGGGACGTTCACGACCCTCGACAACGCCGACTCGGTTTTGGAGAACATGGATTTTTCGCCGCGTGTGACGCCGGTGCAAAAAGAAACCACGCTCTGGAATCGCGGCCTGATGATCTGGCTGATCATCGCTCTTCTGTCATTGGAGTGGATCATTCGCAAACGAAGCGGTATGTTGTAAGGCGGAGATTCCATGCAAGACAAGCTGAATGAACTGCAACGGCTTCGCGAGCAATCCCTCTTGGGAGGCGGGCCGAAGCGCATCGAATCTCAGCATGCCAAGGGCAAGCTGACGGCGCGTGAACGGCTGGAAATTCTGCTGGATCCCGGTTCGTTCATCGAGATTGACGCGCTCGTGATGCCGCGCAACGGCGAGGGCACGCCCCAATCGCCGGAAATTCTGGGAGACGGCGTGGTGGTGGGGCATGGCCGGATTGACGATCGCCCGGTCATGGTTTTCTCGCAGGATTTCACTACCTACGGTGGTTCGCTCTCCGAGGCTCACGGCGCGAAAATCTGCAAGATCATGGACAAGGCGCTGAAAACCGGCGTTCCCGTGATCGGTCTGAACGACTCCGGCGGTGCCCGCGTGCAGGAAGGCGTGGTCTCGCTGGGTGCCTATGCCGAGATTTTCCTGCGCAACGTACTCGCTTCCGGAGTGGTTCCCCAAATCTCCGCCATCATGGGCCCGTGCGCCGGCGGCGCGGTGTATAGTCCGGCGATGACCGATTTCACGCTCATGGTGCAGCAAACCAGCTACATGTTCGTGACCGGACCCAAAGTCGTCAAAACGGTCACCCACGAAAACGTGACCAGCGAGGAGTTGGGGGGAGCGAACGCCCATGCCATGAAATCGGGAGTCGCTCACTTCGCCAGCCCGAATGAAGCGGACTGCCTGCTCACCGTTCGTCGTCTGTTGTCATACGTTCCCCAGAACAATCTCGAAGATCCGCCGCGTCTGCTTCCGCCCGCCCGCCAGCCGCTCCGCGACCCAACTCTGGCCGACGTTATTCCCGACGTTCCCAACAAGCCCTACGACGTCAAAGACGTTATCACGCGCGTGGTGGATCGCGACAGCTTCCTCGAAATTCATAAGGATTGGGCGCAGAACATCGTCGTCGGATTCGCGCGGATCGGCGGTTTCTCGGTGGGAATCGTTGCCAATCAACCTGCGATTCTGGCTGGAGTGCTGGATATCAACTCCTCGCGAAAAGGCGGTCGCTTCGTTCGCTTCTGTGATTCGTTCAATATCCCGATCATCACTTTCGTGGACGTTCCCGGTTTCCTGCCCGGCACCGATCAGGAGTGGGGAGGAATCATCGTCAACGGGGCGAAGCTGCTCTACGCCTACTGCGAGGCGACGGTGCCGAAAATCGCCGTGATTCTCCGAAAGGCGTATGGCGGAGCCTACGATGTGATGAGTTCAAAACACATTCGCGGCGATCTCAACTTCGCCTGGCCGTCCGCGGAAATCGCCGTAATGGGAGCGCAAGGCGCGGTCGAAATCATCTACGCGAAGGATATTGCCGCCGCTGCGAACCCGGATGAGCTGAAGGCCAAACTCGTTGCCGACTACACGCAGCAGTTTGCCAATCCCTATTCGGCGGCGGCCCGCGGCTATGTGGATGAGGTCATTGATCCGGCCGATACCAGGTCCCGACTCATCGGCGGACTCGAATTGTTGCGGACGAAGGTGGATTCCAATCCGCGCAAGAAACACGGCAATATTCCTCTCTGACACAAACAACGATAAACGGGGAGGTTCAGCATGGCTCGTATTCTTGTCATTGACGACGACGCCGACTACCGCACGATCCTGCGCAGTTTCATCGAAGAGAAGGGACACTCGGTGATCGAAGCGGGAAGTGCGGATGAAGGGCTGCGCGTCTTTATCAACGAAAAGGTGGATCTGGTCGTCTCCGATCTCATGATGCCAAATAAATCCGGCCTCGAGTTGCTGGAAGAGCTGCGCAAGCTGCAATCGAAGGTCCTGTTCATTATGATCACCGGCTATCCGACGGTGGACATGGCCACGGCCGCAATGAAGGCGGGAGCCTACGATTTTCTGGTCAAGCCGGTGGACATGAATCAGCTGGCCTCCGTGATGACCCGCGCCCTTTCCACGGTTGAAATGCGATCGCAACTTTCCACTCTCCGTGGCGTGAATCTTGCTTTGCTGATCTCCATTCCGGTGTGGATCGTCATCGGAATTCTGATTCGTATCTTCTTCCGCTGAGATCGAGACTGCATGATGATGAGGAGTACTCCCATGAACGGCAACCGCCACCGTGTGGCTCGCAATCGAGTGCAGGTCGGGATGCGCTTTGCTTTCGTCGCTCTGATTCTCTTCGCCGTCTGCTACGGATGCCGCGAAAAGGCGTCGCCTACGGAACCCATTCCCCCTGTGCCTCCCGGAAGCTGGACGATGTACCTGATGGCTCCACCTTCCATGTTTCGGAATGCTCCCGGTGGTCACGTCGAAAACGATACCATACCGCTGCGCTTGTTCGATCCCAATGGTATTGTCCGATCAAACGTCATGGTGATCTCCCAATGCGACGTTAGCCGTGACAGTGTCACTCCGAATGCCTGGACGCGTACCGACACGTTGAATAGGCCGTGGGGATGTGAACCTGCCATCATCTATTGGGGAACCGGCGGTCCCGACGGGCGCGAGGTCGTGCGGAGCTGGGCCTTTTCCATAACGGAAAGTGATACCGACACTCTGGCAGAGGCTTTTGCCAGCTTCAAGGTCTTCGATCCGTTCGATACACTGAGATAGCTCTCGGTCCTACTCGCTTCGAGTACGAAACCGCCCGAGTCCGATGACCCGGGCGGTTCCTTTTTCCACGTTCCGGAAGCAATCTCCGTTCGCTGCACCTCTACTGCGAATTTCGTAGCGCCGCATGGATATGCGCTCCCGTTTCCCCCCGCTTCGCGGGGGGGACGGAAGGGGGGACGGGTACGAGACAATCCTATCTACCCGAACATCTCCCGATATCTCTCCGCAAACCGATCCGCCCCTACCGCCATGGCCGTCAGGTTCGGCCACTCCCGGCGGGCAATCTCCAGCATCTGATCGGCCAAATCACGGACTTCCCATTGCGCGTGACCGTCGCACCTCAGCCGCGCGAAATGATAGAGCTCACGGACATTAATGTGAAGAATCACCTTTCGCACGTGCGCATTGGTCAGAAGATACGGTGCAAGATCGGGGTATTGGCTCTCGAGCGCCTGTGCAAGCTGCCGGGATTGATCCAGACTCGTCCGGAAAAGCGCGGAAATCCCCGCTTCCTCGAAACTGCGGGGAAGAATCGCGCTCGCCGAAACCGAATACGGCTGCTTCAGCAGAGTCATCATCCGGTGCCTCTTGATCTGCGCGAAGCACGACGCGCTGAGTTCCGTCTCAAAGGTGAGATCAGCCAATTCGAACTCGCGCATCGGCCCGTCATGCGAGGAGATATTGCGGAAGACTTCTTTCCACATCTGAGACCGGGATGACTCGTCGGAGAGACTATTTCCATCCATGCCACTCGTAAAGGCCAATGCCCGGAGCACGCGTTCTTCGGCATCGGGAGTGCTGGCCAACAGACGAACCGACGGGCGGGAGATGATTTGCGTCTCTTCCGTGGCTCCGGCGGTGAATATCCTTTTGAGTTGGGCACGATTCTGTCTCGGATAGGAACCGCGCGAAGTGTACTTCACCAGTGAGGGAGCCAAACCCGCCCCCGTTTCCCTCAGCGCCTTGCCCAGATCCCGCAGCTCTTGTAAGGGGTGATCCGACAGATCACACGTGATGTGTTCGAGGTTCCGCGCGTTCACGGTCATGCCCATCTGTGTCGCGCAGCATAGCGGCAGCAGGTAGCGGGCATCCTCCTTGGCCCGGTTCTCGATCTCCTGCAGTGCGTGGGAAGAGGGCACACCACTCTGTTGCCCGCGATACATGTCCGTCAGATGTCTGCATGCCTCTTCGTAGGCTGCAAAAGACCGAGGGACAGCCTCGCCCAATCGCTTCTCCCAGTGGGAATCGGCGGTCAGTTCAGGAGGGATCACGAAATCAGCAGATAACGTGATATATCTCTGTGATTTCTCCGTAAAACTGACCAAACGATGAGATTGAAGTTCTTCCGTGGCAAGACGTGAAAGCCCCAGAATGTCGAGATTGAAACATGCGTGTTCCGCCACCGATGCATGGCCATATCCGAATATAATAGTATCATTTGACTTACGTGCGCGCGCCACGGCAAAGCGCGCGGCCCGCCGGAGCTCACCTATCTGCTTGGGATCCCGGCTGATCCGGGCATAGGCGGCCGCGATCGTTTCCGGTGTGAACGCCTCCAAATTCATTCCGGCATGAGCCTTCTCGACAAGCTCGGCCAGGAGCACTCGGCAGTCCGACGGTTCCAGAGATGAGATCCGGCCAGCAATTTCGCGATCAATCTGCCCTAATAGATCAATAACTTGGGTGAGGAGGTCGGCATCCACGTTATAGCCGGCCAATCGCACGGTCAAAGGCATATCGGTACGGACTCCCTATGGTTAGGAACTGACTCCGTCACGAATATAGCCAATTCTGTCACAACATTCATCAGGCCGGATTGCATTCTCCCCTCCGATTCGCGGGGGGGCGAAGGGGGGGTAGGATTATCCGCCAGTTGCATTTGAAGGTCTTTCGTCTTATATTAGGCCAGAACATATTGCACCGGGGAATCGCAGGTTTACCACCGGCCGCGTTGTAGCTATGATAATTGGCCCCCCACGATTACCAAGCTCCGCTTGGCCGGTGGTATTATCTTTTCCCACCGTGCCGGGGTGGTGAAACTGGTAGACGCAGCAGACTCAAAATCTGCCGGGGCTTGCGCCCCGTGCCGGTTCGATTCCGGCCCTCGGCACCACTACAAAAACAGCCTCACCAATCCGGTGAGGTTGCTTTGTTATTGGGCTAGTGCAGATTCCCACGGCGGCATTCGCAACACATTCGGAGAAGCATAACCTCGCTAAATCCTCTGAATGAAGCGATTACTTGTTCTTACTTACTCATAGTATATCTTTAATCTGATCGAGATTTCTTGATAAAACAACTTGACAATGCAAAAAGAAGAGATCATATTCATAAAGCATCTGCGATGGGAGGACGGGAGCATGGCGGTGCGGCGGACCAACCGGGGATTCAACATGATGAGAAGGTTTTCCATGACCTTGCGGCACGGATGCGGCAAGGTTTTCTCGTTTGTGGACAAAACGGTATGCATTTGCTTGGTCGGTGCAGCACTCCTCCTCACGGGAGGAGGCATGGCCTGGGGGCAGTGGTCAGAGCCAGTTTTGGTGGATACACCGTGGGATTCGTTAGGGGTGAACGGCCCCAGCCGGGACTGGTGCCCATATTTCAGTGGACGGCCAGCACCTGTACTTCGCCTCCTGGCGCGGCGATGGCCCCGGCGACCTCTATGTCTCTCACATGACCGACAGCGGCTGGGGTACAGCGTTGAAGCTGCCCTTCTGTACCTTGGAAAACGACGAACGCAATCCCAGCGCCAACGCCACCAATGACACCCTCTACTTCATCCGCTGGGCGGGTAACTGGGATATCTGGTGGGCCTTCCGCACCGGGCCTTGCGACACCTGCTGGGGTGAACCGGAACGGCTGCCCGAACCGATCAACAGCACAGGCATCGAGTTTTCCGTCTGGTGCACACCTGACAACGAGCGGTTACTCTTTTCCAGTTGGCGCACGGGTGGGATGGGGGGCGAGGACATCTACGAGTGTCGCCGTGATGCCGCCACTCCAACCAGCTGGTCAGAGCCGCACCTTTTGCCGGGGTTGCTGAATACATACCATCATCAATCGTACCCCAGTATGGGTTTTGACACCACGGAAATATTCTTTTGGTATGGCGGCTTTGCTTGTTTGATGGTCTCCACTCTAACCGACAGTGGCTGGACCCCCGGCGACACCTTGCCGGATTACATCAACCGCATCATCATCCGCAACCCCTCCGAAATCACGCCTGCGATCACGCCCGATGGCCGTCGGCTGTATTTCAGCAGCCGATGGAGCGATTCCACCGCTACCGCCGGCGATATCTGGTATACAGAACGCCCCTTAGCCGTGCCACCGCAAGCCCAACCGTCACTTCCGCCTCGCGAGGGGCTGCTTTACGAGGTCTATCCCAACCCGGTTCGGGAGGGCCTGATGATTCGTATGGGAGCGGTGGAGCGGCTGGCCCTCTATGACATCCTGGGACGTACAGTGGCTTCAAAATCGCTGGACGGCACACCCGGCACATTCTACTGGCGCTTTCCCGAGTCTGGGGGTGTCCTGCCCTCTGGTATCTATTTTCTACAGGGACAACGGGGGACGGCACAAGAAGCTGTTCCCATTCAAATCCTTAAATAGGAGGCTGCGATGAATCGCTCAAGAAAGTGGCTGCTGCTGATGCTCATGCTTTGGTTGCCGTCTTGGGTTTGCGGTCAGGGTATTCCCGGCTATCCGGGATTTCAATTCTTGTGCGGCCAGAGCGAAGACACGACGGGTTGGATTCCACTGCACACTGGTTCGCTGGACGAGAATGTTGGCATGTTGGTGATTTTTTCGGCAGGCGGGAGCGATTGCCCCGCCGTAGACGGCCGTAACTACTTAAAACCGACTTGGGCTGCACAGATTGTCAATCCGTCGGATCCGACAAGTCTGGCAAAGTTCGCGGAAGACAACAGTCTGGGCAATCTGGCGGTAACGGGCGTGGTTGCCAGTCGCCCCGGAGATGACTCCTGCTTCTACTCGCGGCACATTCCCTGCGGTTGGCGGTGGGGATGCGCAATGTGGTGCGATACTTGCCCAAACAACTGTAGCGATAGCTGTTCGTGCCAATGTATGTGCGAGTATGACTCCTTCTACACCGACATTCTGACACAGGTGGATGCCGCCTATGACCTCAGTGAATTTGATCAAACCGGCTCCAACGGTCAACCTGACGGGATCGTTGATTACGTGCTTCTTATTC
This window of the bacterium genome carries:
- the serS gene encoding serine--tRNA ligase, coding for LKDILLRLPNLPHASVPIGAGPENNVVVREWGSAAKTDVELKDHLTLADRLGILDFPRGTKITGSGFPLYKGAGAILERALINFMLDLHRSRGRYVEISTPFVVNRASLIGTSQLPKFEEDLYRCDADDLFLIPTAEVPITNVHRDELLSEDELPICYCGYSPCFRREAGSYGKETRGFLRVHQFDKVELVKFVTPETSYEELESLLCDATAVLEALDLRYRVVELCTGDLSFGAAKCYDLEVWAPVEARWLEVSSCSNFEDFQARRANIRFRRKSTGKPEHVHTLNGSGVATSRLLVALFETYQDDDTLIVPPPLKKYTGFGLVTPSGVQ
- a CDS encoding class II aldolase/adducin family protein, with amino-acid sequence MHELIHAAAVLHRARCLPATDGNLSARLDQRRVVITKAGIEKRELVENSFVVTSLDEPIPEHVSSEWPMHRAIYLARSDVGCILHVHAPFLSSFAIAGHIPDVNLLTETQLLIGQITLVPFAVPGSNALAESLLAQSPTANVYLLANHGVVAVGQTAAIALHRLERAEFLAEISIHAAAIGGGIPLNAAQISELETAYSKRSSC
- the tsaD gene encoding tRNA (adenosine(37)-N6)-threonylcarbamoyltransferase complex transferase subunit TsaD, which gives rise to MLVLAVESSCDECSVAVLRDGLLLAESTETQTIHRQYGGVVPELAGRTHLELMDRMASETIARANQTPDSLDVIAATVGPGLVGSLLVGAMYAQGLALAVGKPFVGIHHVEAHLWAAEMTAGELPLPFLVLLASGGHTLLVRVAGLREYHVLGTTLDDALGEAYDKIGKLAGFDFPAGAAVDRVAAKGDPHAFELARPMDDGSCNFSFSGLKTAFLYRTRALPPDVVAARTPDLLASFQEAALESVMQKVRRAVKSTQIRALVAAGGVAANSQLRAKLKAAAEEAEIEYIVPPPRYCMDNAAMIAYLAWKLSQREIPASISHPVRPRWPLSDLVEGDKAP
- a CDS encoding VWA domain-containing protein; the encoded protein is MIGIVASTLLLSDVRLALSTSAWWYVLVAVLAVAFAWTAYRYTLPPVSRWRRNVLWILRGLALCMLLFLLFEPVLRYLLKKSERPAVALLIDNSASLSVADGGKKRSSMVRAFLQGNALRDLAEKADLRPFAFADSTREISRDSMAALSFGAVGTDLAAGWSRALQELSPQNVAAVIVVSDGAYNMGANPAREAARSTVLIYTLGVGDTTATADAVISEMLTNEIAYAGSEVPLDVRVHGTGLAGKSALLRLIGRNGVELERRPVRFDDDDSEIGFSFHFRADEPGDLRIATVLDSVPGEFLLDNNRRSVVIRVLEKRTVVRVFAGKPSADLTTLRQILESDTTLEVKCLVEDGSGGFFYGGSLPSAEQIQDARLIVLLDFPTRTTPADLLERLARVVRESRIPLLLMTGPSLAPSRLAALSEVLPITASRSVLSEELVTVRSAASHPALSSSDGLPANWTDLPPVFGGIGNFTVTAATQVLAKLSRQNLGIVEDEPGLVVWESGGRRGAAFLFWGTSRWRLQMATSPGGSEFYKGLLQRLRAWLVAPVEEQPVRIRPTKRLFSGSENIRFVGEIYGGGLQPRDDALVQVAVTSNSRTENVTLHGRGNGRYEGEMTSWTEGEYRFRGWATSGDDTLGTDRGMFAVEAFNIELVDTRARFDVLQQVSQASGGTFTTLDNADSVLENMDFSPRVTPVQKETTLWNRGLMIWLIIALLSLEWIIRKRSGML
- a CDS encoding acyl-CoA carboxylase subunit beta; protein product: MQDKLNELQRLREQSLLGGGPKRIESQHAKGKLTARERLEILLDPGSFIEIDALVMPRNGEGTPQSPEILGDGVVVGHGRIDDRPVMVFSQDFTTYGGSLSEAHGAKICKIMDKALKTGVPVIGLNDSGGARVQEGVVSLGAYAEIFLRNVLASGVVPQISAIMGPCAGGAVYSPAMTDFTLMVQQTSYMFVTGPKVVKTVTHENVTSEELGGANAHAMKSGVAHFASPNEADCLLTVRRLLSYVPQNNLEDPPRLLPPARQPLRDPTLADVIPDVPNKPYDVKDVITRVVDRDSFLEIHKDWAQNIVVGFARIGGFSVGIVANQPAILAGVLDINSSRKGGRFVRFCDSFNIPIITFVDVPGFLPGTDQEWGGIIVNGAKLLYAYCEATVPKIAVILRKAYGGAYDVMSSKHIRGDLNFAWPSAEIAVMGAQGAVEIIYAKDIAAAANPDELKAKLVADYTQQFANPYSAAARGYVDEVIDPADTRSRLIGGLELLRTKVDSNPRKKHGNIPL
- a CDS encoding response regulator; protein product: MARILVIDDDADYRTILRSFIEEKGHSVIEAGSADEGLRVFINEKVDLVVSDLMMPNKSGLELLEELRKLQSKVLFIMITGYPTVDMATAAMKAGAYDFLVKPVDMNQLASVMTRALSTVEMRSQLSTLRGVNLALLISIPVWIVIGILIRIFFR
- a CDS encoding FAD-dependent thymidylate synthase: MPLTVRLAGYNVDADLLTQVIDLLGQIDREIAGRISSLEPSDCRVLLAELVEKAHAGMNLEAFTPETIAAAYARISRDPKQIGELRRAARFAVARARKSNDTIIFGYGHASVAEHACFNLDILGLSRLATEELQSHRLVSFTEKSQRYITLSADFVIPPELTADSHWEKRLGEAVPRSFAAYEEACRHLTDMYRGQQSGVPSSHALQEIENRAKEDARYLLPLCCATQMGMTVNARNLEHITCDLSDHPLQELRDLGKALRETGAGLAPSLVKYTSRGSYPRQNRAQLKRIFTAGATEETQIISRPSVRLLASTPDAEERVLRALAFTSGMDGNSLSDESSRSQMWKEVFRNISSHDGPMREFELADLTFETELSASCFAQIKRHRMMTLLKQPYSVSASAILPRSFEEAGISALFRTSLDQSRQLAQALESQYPDLAPYLLTNAHVRKVILHINVRELYHFARLRCDGHAQWEVRDLADQMLEIARREWPNLTAMAVGADRFAERYREMFG
- a CDS encoding T9SS type A sorting domain-containing protein, which encodes MDGQHLYFASWRGDGPGDLYVSHMTDSGWGTALKLPFCTLENDERNPSANATNDTLYFIRWAGNWDIWWAFRTGPCDTCWGEPERLPEPINSTGIEFSVWCTPDNERLLFSSWRTGGMGGEDIYECRRDAATPTSWSEPHLLPGLLNTYHHQSYPSMGFDTTEIFFWYGGFACLMVSTLTDSGWTPGDTLPDYINRIIIRNPSEITPAITPDGRRLYFSSRWSDSTATAGDIWYTERPLAVPPQAQPSLPPREGLLYEVYPNPVREGLMIRMGAVERLALYDILGRTVASKSLDGTPGTFYWRFPESGGVLPSGIYFLQGQRGTAQEAVPIQILK